Proteins from a genomic interval of Heteronotia binoei isolate CCM8104 ecotype False Entrance Well chromosome 5, APGP_CSIRO_Hbin_v1, whole genome shotgun sequence:
- the PRR36 gene encoding proline-rich protein 36 gives MDGGAAADGNSAPWENGMTATSEVAPAACLPAGKQKSGKTTQPAAVASRPPVVPCGASKTLNNGPAKKPNVSQTNPLMPKNSGVGNTSGRAAVKKAVGEKPSGVKASEKLVQSKEMQQKPAKWASQPAVPALKSTATKPKRPEQPKPTRTWLPGTKNATSSALSRAPVSDRCVSKPKQTLPPAGQAAAVQQQKSTQATPRDPTRAATIPKTKSSSINPTVKKLPGTKPLKLPNSKLQSDPGLGQKNVTTSVNARLLEKKLLDAPKPRTPLKTAAGSARPATPYRAPVPKLLAAGSSLGKKLLKKDGLPSQEQASPPKRLQKATNEENVNPADGEVESTFIENTRPVELETTTEVETDSQLLLKEPVTSRLETQETDQSVPMDMGGKEDEAGQLGVMASHVSTPLLEASLLAFPNPQDVNVSSPSGMPDLPVHEIPELSNETLNLHTQLLCQPSSPTHLTLGPQTPPSESLQSSGEGTDFLHSKEQVLLCSDPPVPVEQLYPLHEITASCEDVCGLSTSSLEEDSQILFKEEAPVLSCVSGLPSPASFVGLAEEVQPMKLPGLMAGAQEEPAFQVEQSPSSSQGGSPMRIAAEDSEGHSGFDERAEVITLPLSEDKEWQREASPVEVDNERLRMSLLDFEAKISPSTEGTLELATSPQAEEPNRTVVLVEGELVEVLHIGDHPDTGKAVEDKSRLPLLAGEAALLPAESMGDASAGHGDAPSSVGECSCIGGPGGDAMAEVCLGSPKQEDAPKCKDLLPCLSGEMLLGSGIGQMLMPKPQTLPLKSLDLLQEPPAPFPEAPELLLSSTALKGHSPERGSSSKSSTLSGPDLAGKSSSETSTPEELRDYDSSSGVESKSDEKLEQTCHHLLSPLEDLPGELDLGIHMEKGDDEAETLPADEILGDPPTEPTVSTSEGEEEVELDADLLKDPGFTQTVCLSRSPPGKPSLPHSVEESDEPGSGDAGTETPASTNSAASCDVFGAFHLHSIDSCGKSPGLSSLESEEHSTEGSKELLPKELHSKMPVDWEPPAPASQKARGQGEEPSPPFTATHNLAAGDNGAGLPFPWEPCPSEILSTIYEVESGAETSGLDEEDGSRCLRAASQEQGLHLGSIQATVVQQLISRTLLFSAEAPLGVVGGKGPLSNEAEISKWTELISPLDESRASITSVTSFSPEDMSSPHGDWTVVEVETFH, from the exons ATGGATGGTGGAGCAGCTGCTGATGGGAACTCTGCTCCATGGGAGAATGGTATGACAGCCACCAGTGAAGTGGCACCAGCTGCCTGTCTGCCTGCAGGGAAACAAAAATCTGGCAAGACCACTCAGCCAGCAGCTGTCGCATCTCGCCCTCCCGTAGTTCCTTGTGGTGCTTCCAAGACACTCAACAATGGCCCAGCTAAGAAGCCTAACGTCTCTCAGACCAACCCCTTGATGCCCAAAAACAGTGGTGTTGGCAACACGTCTGGGagagcagcagtgaaaaaggcagtgGGGGAGAAACCCAGCGGGGTGAAGGCTTCAGAAAAGCTGGTCCAGAGCAAGGAGATGCAACAAAAACCTGCAAAATGGGCATCGCAGCCTGCAGTGCCTG CCCTAAAGTCGACGGCCACAAAGCCCAAGAGACCTGAACAGCCTAAGCCCACCAG GACTTGGTTACCAGGGACTAAGAATGCAACTTCATCAGCCTTAAGCAGAGCACCAGTCAGTGACAGATGTGTAAGCAAACCTAAGCAGACATTGCCACCTGCTGGTCAGGCTGCAGcagtgcagcaacaaaaaagcacCCAGGCGACGCCAAGAG ATCCCACCAGAGCTGCCACCATCCCAAAGACCAAGTCTTCAAGCATTAACCCTACTGTGAAAAAGTTACCTGGCACCAAACCTCTCAAGCTCCCAAATTCCAAACTGCAATCTGACCCAGGCCTTGGACAGAAGAATGTTACCACATCTGTGAATGCCAGGCTTCTGGAAAAGAAGCTTTTGGATGCACCTAAGCCCAGAACTCCTCTCAAGACAGCTGCTGGGAGTGCCCGTCCAGCAACGCCATACAGAGCCCCCGTGCCCAAGCTACTGGCTGCAGGGAGTAGTCTGGGCAAGAAGCTTCTCAAGAAAGATGGCCTTCCAAGCCAAGAGCAAGCTTCTCCTCCAAAAAGGCTTCAAAAGGCAACTAATGAAGAGAATGTAAATCCAGCTGATGGTGAAGTAGAAAGTACCTTCATTGAGAATACAAGGCCTGTGGAACTGGAGACCACAACAGAGGTAGAGACTGATAGTCAGCTTCTCTTGAAAGAACCTGTGACCAGCAGGCTAGAAACACAAGAGACTGATCAAAGTGTGCCAATGGacatgggagggaaggaggatgaGGCTGGGCAGCTGGGTGTAATGGCTTCGCATGTGTCAACTCCACTGCTGGAAGCATCACTTCTGGCCTTTCCTAAtccacaagacgtgaatgtctCTTCTCCCAGTGGAATGCCTGACTTGCCTGTCCATGAGATCCCAGAGCTTTCAAATGAAACACTGAATTTACACACACAGCTACTCTGCCAGCCGTCTTCTCCTACTCACTTGACACTTGGTCCTCAGACTCCACCTTCAGAATCTCTGCAGTCTAGTGGAGAAGGCACAGACTTCCTGCACTCAAAGGAACAAGTACTTCTATGCTCAGATCCTCCAGTGCCTGTTGAGCAGCTGTACCCATTGCATGAAATCACAGCGTCTTGTGAAGATGTCTGCGGCCTATCAACCTCCTCCCTAGAAGAAGATTCCCAGATACTGTTTAAGGAGGAGGCTCCTGTGCTGAGCTGTGTTAGTGGACTTCCTTCTCCTGCCTCCTTTGTTGGGCTTGCTGAAGAAGTccaacctatgaagctgccaggGCTGATGGCAGGAGCACAGGAGGAACCAGCCTTCCAGGTGGAACAGTCTCCCTCATCCAGCCAGGGAGGTTCTCCTATGAGAATTGCAGCTGAGGATAGTGAAGGGCATAGTGGCTTTGATGAACGGGCTGAGGTAATCACCCTGCCTCTGAGTGAAGACAAAGAGTGGCAGAGGGAAGCTTCTCCTGTGGAGGTGGACAATGAGAGGTTAAGGATGAGCCTTTTAGACTTTGAAGCAAAGATATCTCCGAGTACAGAGGGCACTCTGGAGTTAGCCACGTCTCCTCAGGCAGAAGAGCCAAACAGAACAGTCGTTCTTGTTGAAGGTGAATTGGTGGAAGTGCTGCATATAGGAGACCATCCAGACACCGGTAAGGCTGTTGAGGACAAGTCTCGTCTCCCTTTGCTTGCAGGTGAAGCAGCCTTGCTCCCTGCAGAGTCCATGGGAGATGCTTCTGCAGGCCACGGTGATGCACCCAGCTCTGTGGGTGAATGTTCTTGCATAGGAGGCCCCGGGGGTGATGCCATGGCTGAAGTATGTCTTGGCAGCCCAAAACAAGAGGACGCTCCCAAGTGCAAAGATCTTTTGCCCTGCCTTTCAGGGGAGATGTTGCTGGGTAGTGGCATTGGCCAGATGTTGATGCCCAAGCCTCAGACTTTGCCCTTAAAGAGCCTTGACCTGTTGCAGGAGCCTCCTGCCCCGTTTCCTGAAGCTCCGGAACTGCTGTTGAGTAGCACAGCGCTGAAGGGCCATTCCCCTGAAAGGGGGAGCTCCTCCAAATCCAGCACCTTgagtggccctgacctggctggcaAGAGCAGCAGCGAGACCAGCACTCCAGAGGAGCTGCGAGACTATGACAGCAGCTCAGGAGTGGAGTCCAAGTCTGATGAGAAACTGGAGCAGACCTGCCACCATCTGCTGAGCCCCCTCGAGGACCTGCCTGGCGAGCTAGACCTGGGCATCCACATGGAGAAAGGAGACGACGAGGCAGAGACTCTGCCGGCTGACGAAATCCTTGGTGACCCACCTACTGAGCCTACGGTGTCCACCTccgagggggaggaggaagtagAGCTGGATGCAGACCTCCTGAAAGACCCAGGCTTCACACAAACAGTATGCCTGTCCAGGTCTCCCCCTGGCAAGCCCTCCTTGCCCCACTCGGTGGAAGAATCTGACGAGCCAGGCTCTGGCGATGCTGGCACAGAGACCCCTGCTTCGACCAACTCTGCGGCTTCTTGCGACGTCTTTGGTGCCTTCCACCTCCATTCCATTGACAGCTGTGGCAAGAGTCCCGGCCTTTCTTCCCTGGAGAGTGAGGAGCACTCCACAGAAGGTAGCAAGGAGCTGCTCCCTAAAGAGTTGCACAGCAAGATGCCTGTGGATTGGGAGCCCCCAGCACCAGCTTCTCAGAAGGCCcgggggcagggggaagagccATCCCCACCTTTCACTGCCACTCATAACCTGGCTGCAG GTGACAATGGGGCTGGCTTGCCCTTCCCCTGGGAACCATGTCCATCAGAGATCCTTTCCACTATCTATGAAGTAGAAAGTGGTGCTGAGACATCTGGCCTGGACGAAGAGGACGGGAGTCGCTGCTTGCGTGCTGCCTCTCAAGAGCAGGGCCTTCACCTAGGAAGCATCCAGGCTACAGTTGTGCAGCAGCTAATCAGCCGGACACTGCTTTTCTCAGCAGAGGCACCGTTGGGTGTTGTTGGTGGGAAGGGGCCTTTGAGCAATGAAGCTGAGATTAGCAAATGGACAGAACTGATATCCCCTCTGGACGAATCGCGAGCCAGCATAACTTCTGTGACGAGCTTCTCCCCTGAGGACATGTCATCCCCCCATGGGGACTGGACTGTGGTAGAAGTAGAGACCTTTCACTGA